TGGCCGAGATCGTCGGCAACATGCTGGCCCAAGTGCGGGCCGACGTGGATGACAAGCTGTCCACCATGCGGCAGGCGGCATCGGCCAGCATGATCGTGGCCGGTCAGCGGCGCGGCGGCGACATGCGCATGTTCCTCATCTATCCCGAGGGGAACTTCATCGAGGCGACCGAGGACACCCCCTTCCTTCAGATCGGCGAGCATAAATACGGCAAGCCGATCCTCGACCGGGTGATCACGCGCAAGACCTCGCTGACGGATGCCAAGAAGGCGGTGCTTCTGTCGATGGATTCGACGCTGCGCTCCAACCTGTCGGTGGGGATGCCGCTGGATCTGGCGGTGATCCGCCGCGACGACTGCCGGTTGAGCGAGGATCGCCGGATCGAGACCGGTGACGACACCTTCCGCCGCATGTCCGAAGCGTGGTCCGCCGCCCTGCGCGAAGCCTTCGTCACGGTCGACGTCTGAACAGGATCTCCGCGGCATCGAGGAAGGTGCGGCGGATCGGCGGGCGCTCCATCATCAATTCGTGCTCGCCGCCTTCGATGGTGGTCAGCACGGCCCCGGTCCAGCGCGCCATGCGGGCGCGGATCGCGCCGGGATCGACCACGCGTTCGTGCGATCCGACCATCGCCAGCGCCGGGATCGCCGGGCTAGGGCGCAGCGACAGGGCGCGCATCTCGGCCAGCGCGGCCCCGAGCCAACCAAGGCTCGGCGCGCCCAGCATCCGGTCGGGCATGGCCCGCGCCTCGGCCTGAAGGCGGTCGAACACCTCTGGGTCGGAGGTGAGGGTGTTGCCCGCAAAACCCGCCTCCAGCACATAGGGCGCAAGACCGATGCCGGGCACGGGGCTCGCGGCTCGGTTCAGAAGGCCCGACCCACCGGCCACGAGGCTGGCCACCGGCCGCATCAGCCCGCCCATCGGCAGCCCGAACATCGGCGCGCTGAAGGCCGCGGCATCGGCCGCGCCGCCCTCCATCAGCCAGCGCAGCGCGATCAGCCCGCCCATCGAATGGGCGATCACGAAGACGCGGCCCGTCAGCAGCGGCAGAACCGCGCGAAGATCGGCCTGATATTCCTCGAACCGGCGGACATGGCCGATCATGGGGTCCGTCAGGGCTCGTTCCGATCCGCCCTGACCGCGCCAATCCAGAGTCACGATCGAAAAGCCCCGCGCCACGAGGTCGGCAGCGATGCGTTCGTACTTCTCGATATATTCGGTCCGGCCCTGCAGCAGCAGCACGGTATCGGCGCCGCCCTCCCATCGGCGGGCGCGGATGCGCGTTCCGTCCTTTGCCCGCAGCATCATCACGCCAAGGCCGCACCCAGCTTCATCGCCATCGCCATCGAGCCGTCCACCTTCAGCCGCCCCGTCATGAAGGCCGTCGCGGGTTTCAGCCGCCCTTCGAGGAGCGCGCGGAAATCCTCCACCGTGGCGGTCAGCGTCACATCGGCGGGGCCGTCCCCTTCGCGCACGCCCGCGGGATCGGCGATGATCGTGCCGGCCTCCTTCAGCACGAAGCGGGCCGTCCCCTCGAAGCCCTTCAGCCGCTTGCCCAGCCGATCCACGGCCTTGTCCATCACGTCCTGCATCCACTTGTCCTTTCGCGCCGGCGGGGTTCTGGTAATTTCCGCAATCGGCGTTACCTTGGACATATGAAAGCCCGCGTTCCGATTTTCCAAGCCCTCCTTGCAGCCCCCGTGCTTGCGGCCCTGCTTTCGGCGCCGGTGCAGGCCGAGGATCTGGACACGCTCTATGATCGGCTGAGGGCGGCATCGGCCGACGATTCCCCCGCGATCGAGGCCGAGATCGAGGCCGAATGGCAGAAATCGGGCTCGGCCGCGATGGACCTTCTGCTGCGCCGGGGGCAGGACGCGCTGGCCGACGGGCAGGCGGGGGCCGCGATCGACCATTTCAGCGCGCTGATCGACCACGCCCCCGATTTCGCCGAAGGCTACAACGCGCGGGCGGCGGCCTTCTTTCAGCAGGGTATGTTCGGGCAGGCCATCGACGACATCGCCCATGTGCTGATGCTGGACCCGCGCCATTACACCGCGATCACCGGCCTCGCCCTTATGTTCGAGGAGATGGACCGTCCGGCCGATGCGGCCGACGCCTATCGCGCGGCGCTGGCGATCAATCCGCATCTTGCGGGCGCGGAGGAGAACATCAAACGGCTCGAGGCCGAAACCGCCGGGCGGGAGATCTGACATATATGCGCCAGCAGGGGCGGGTGACGGCGGTCCTCGGGCCGACCAATACCGGGAAGACGCATTACGCGATCCAGCGGATGCTGGGACATCGGACCGGCGTGATCGGCCTGCCGCTGCGCCTTTTGGCGCGCGAGGTCTATGACCGCATCGTGGCGCAGCGCGGCCCCTCGGTCGTGGCGCTGGTCACGGGCGAGGAGCGGATCGTGCCGGAGCGGACGCAGTATTGGGTCTGCACCGTGGAGGCGATGCCGCGCGAGATCGGCGTCGATTTCATCGCCATCGACGAGATCCAGCTTTGCGGCGATCCCGAGCGGGGGCATGTCTTCACCGACCGGCTGCTGCACGCGCGCGGCCTGCACGAGACGCTCCTGCTCGGCTCCGAGGTGATGCGGGGCGCGATCGCGGGCCTGATCCCGGGGGTGGAGTTCATGCGGCGGGAGCGATTCTCCACGCTGACGCATACCGGATCGAAGAAGATCAGCCGGATGCCGCCGCGCAGCGCGATCGTCGGATTTTCGGTGGAGAATGTGTATGCCATCGCCGAGTTGATCCGCCGGACCAAGGGCGGCTGCGCCGTGGTGATGGGCGCGCTGTCGCCGCGCACGCGCAACGCGCAGGTCGATCTCTATCAGAACGGCGATGTCGATTATCTGGTGGCGACGGATGCCATCGGCATGGGGCTGAACCTCGATGTGCGGCATGTCGCGTTCTCCTCGACCGAAAAGTTCGACGGTCGCCGGATGCGCCCGCTGTTTCCGCATGAACTGGCGCAGATCGCCGGGCGGGCGGGGCGGCATACCGAACCGGGCACGTTCGGCGTCACCGGAGAGGCCAGCCCGCTGGAGCCGGAGGTGGTCCGCGCCATCGAGGAAAGCCGCTTCGCCCCGATCCGCAAGCTGCAATGGCGCAACGACGCGCTCGATTTCGGCACGCTGGACCGGTTGGTGGCCAGCCTCGAGGCGCCGACGCAGGACGGCTGGCTGGCCCGCACGCGCGAATCGAACGATCTGCACGCGCTGAAGGCCTTGGCCGCCATGCCCGAGATCCACGACCGGGTGCGCAGCCCGCAATCGGTGCGTCTGCTGTGGGATGTTTGCTGCATTCCCGATTTCCGCGGCCGTTCGGGAGGGGAACATACCAGCCTTCTGGCCCGGATCTTCGAATTCCTGCAGGGTGGAAAGGTGCCGAACGACTGGCTGGCGGGGGTGATGCGGCGGATTGACCGCACCCAAGGCGACATCGATGCCATTTCGCGCAGGTTGGCGTATATTCGCACATGGACCTATGTGGCACAGCGCAAGGGATGGGTGGAGGACGAAACCCATTGGCGCGAGGAGACTCGCGCTGTAGAAGACCGTCTGTCGGATGCGCTTCACGCGCAGTTGACCCAACGCTTTGTCGACCGCCGCACATCTGTGCTGATGCGGCGGTTGAAACAGAAGGAGACCCTCGTGGCCGAGGTGAACGACAAGGGTGAAGTGACGGTGGAAGGCGAATTCGTCGGCCGTCTGGAAGGCTTCCGCTTCCGTCAGGATGCATCGAGCAGCCCGGACGAGGCGAAGACGCTGCGGCAAGCGGCGTTTCAGGCGCTGCGCCCCGAATTCCACCTTCGGGCGGACCGTTTCTACAACGCGCCCGACACCGAGATGGATTTCACCGAGCAGGGTGGCCTCATGTGGGGCAGTCAGGCGGTGGGCAAACTGCTGGCGGGCGGCGATCCGCTGAAGCCGCAGGTGGAGGCCTTCGTCGATGACGAGGCCGGCCATGACGTGGCCGAGAAGGTGAAGCGCCGTCTTCAGCACTTCATCGACCGCAAGGTGGCCGCCCAGTTCGAGCCGCTGCTGAACATGAGCCGCGACGAATCCCTGACGGGCCTTGCCCGCGGGTTCGCCTTCCGGCTGGTGGAAGCGATGGGCGTTCTGCCGCGCGACGGCATCGCCGACGAGGTGAAGGCCCTCGATCAGGACGCGCGTTCGGCACTGCGCAAGCATGGCGTTCGGTTCGGTCAGTTCACGGTCTTCCTGCCGGTTCTGCTCAAACCCGCGCCGACGCGCCTGCGCCTCGTGCTCTGGTCGCTGAGCCATGGGCTGGAGGAGTTCCCCGAAAGCCCGCCGCCCGGCCTCGTGACCATCCCGAATGTGGAGGGCGTTCCGTCCGAGCATTACATGCTGGCGGGCTATCACCCGGCGGGCAGCCGCGCGATCCGCATCGACATGCTGGAACGTCTGGCCGATCTGGTGCGCGGGCAGGACAGCCGCGGCGGGTTCGAGGCGACGCCGGACATGCTCTCGATCACGGGCATGACGCTGGAGCAGTTCGCCGATCTGATGGGCGGCCTCGGATACAAGGCCGAGCGGGGGGAGCGTGCGAAGCCCCGTCCCGCCAAGCCCGAAGCCGAGGGTGCCGAGCCCGAGCAGAACCCGATCCCCGAGACCGAGGAAGCCGCCCCCGAGGCGGAGGTGTTCTACACCTTCACATGGGCTCCGCGCCGCCGCGAACAGCCGCGCCGCGATGCGAACCGTCCGCCGCGCAAGGAAGGCGAACGCCCGCCGCGCAAGGATGGGGAGCGTCAGGGCAAACCGCGCGCCAAGGGCCGCAAGCCCGAGCAGGACAAGCCTCGCCAGTTCGAGGCCCGTCCCGAGCGTCCGGCCAAGATCGACCCGGACAACCCCTTCGCGGTTCTGGCCGCGCTGAAGAAGAGCTGAGATGCGGGAGGTGATGCGTCTGGACAAGTGGCTTGTTCAGGCGCGCTTCTTCAAGACCCGCGCCATCGCCCTGTCCGAGGTGGAGGCCGGTCATGTCCGCGTCAACGGCGCCAAGACGCGCAAGCCCGCCTTTTCGGTGGGGGCGGGCGACACGCTGACCTTTCCGCAAGGCGGCCGCATCCGGGTGATCCGGGTGCTGGACCTGCCGCTGCGGCGCGGCCCCGCGTCCGAAGCGGCCGAGCTTTTCCACGACCTTGCGGAGGATGTTCCGCAAGGCACGGACAAGGACGAATGATGTTCCATCCTGCCGCCGAACTGGGCGGCACCGATCTTTCCGCCTTATGCGCGCTTGCCCTTTCGCCGTCCGGGGAATAGGTAACGCTCGTCCAATGCAACCGGATGATTTGCCATGACCTACGTCGTTACCGACAACTGCATCGCCTGCAAATACACCGACTGCGTCGAGGTATGTCCGGTCGACTGCTTCTATGAAGGTGTGAACACGCTGGTCATCCACCCGGATGAATGCATCGATTGCGGCGTCTGCGAACCGGAATGCCCCGCCGACGCGATCCGCCCGGATACCGAGCCGAATATGGAAGGCTGGGTGGAGTTCAACCGCAAGTATTCCGAGCAGTGGCCCGTCATCACCCAGAAGCGCGATCCGCTGCCCGAAGCGACCGAGCGGGACGGCGAAGCGGACAAGCTGGACAAATACTTCGTCGCCGAGCCGGGCGAGGGCAACTGAGCCTGCCGGAACGCGGCCATTGGAATCGGCCCGATTCCGTGTTATGATCCTTCACATGTTGAGCCGCATGGAAGCCTGAACGGCCTCCCTGCTTGTTGACGCGGAGGCCTGTTTCCCTGCGACAGATCCCAGAACACTCCCGAAATGCGTTTCGGGAGGGTATTTGTCGTCGGTCGGGTCAGTGACGAGGAAGCGAATGACCAAGACCAAGAAGCCCGAATTCCGTCCGGACGACTTCGTCGTCTACCCGGCGCATGGCGTGGGCAAGATCATGTCCATCGAAGAGCAGGAGATCGCGGGCCTGAAACTGGAACTGTTCGTCATCTCCTTCGAGAAGGACAAGATGACGCTGCGCGTTCCGACGCACAAGGCCAGCGACATCGGCATGCGCTCGCTCTCGGCGCCGGATGTGGTGGCCAAGGCGCTGGACACGCTGAAGGGCAAGGCGCGGGTGAAGCGGGCCATGTGGTCGCGCCGCGCGCAGGAATACGAACAGAAGATCAACTCGGGCGATCTGATGTCGATCGCGGAGGTCGTGCGCGACCTGCACCGCTCCGACGATCAGCGCGAGCAGTCCTATTCGGAACGCCAGCTCTACGAATCCGCGCTGGAACGTCTGACGCGCGAAGTTGCGGCCGTATCCGGCACGGACGAGGCCGGCGCCCAGAAACAGGTGGACGAGGTTCTCCTGACCCGCGCCGCCTAAGGCCGTTCGGCGATACGATCCCAAAGGCCGCGGCATCTGCCGCGGCTTTTTGCATCAGCCCTTCGGCATCTCGATCGCGTAGAGCTTGTTGCCCTTTTGGTAATGCACGGCATCCTCGGTGATGGCGGCGACCGTGCCGCCGTCGATCCGGTCCCCGACCTTGACGCGCGCGATGCGGCCGTTCGATTGGCGGATCAGCGCCGTCCGGCTGGAGGAGCTTCCCGACACCCCGATCAGCGTCGTCTGCCGCATGGGCAGGACACTGGCCTGCGTCGCCTGCTGCGCGACCGAGGCGCGGGTCGGGATCTTGGGGGCGGTCGGGACGGGTTCGGGCTCGTCATCGGCCTCCGCCTCTACGCGGCGGGTGGCGGTTGCGACGGGGGCGGCGGGCGGCGCGGGCGCGGCCACGGGGGCCGGGACGGCCTGCTGCGCGGCGGGGGCCGTCATCGCGGCCTGCAGCGCCGCCTGAACCGAGCTTTCCGAGATGCTGCCCAGCGGGCGGATTTCCGGCCGCAGCGATTCCGACACCGCCGACGGCCCATCCGCCGGCATCAGCGAGGCGGTCTGCGTCGGGGCCGCGCCTCCGCCCCGCAGTTGCGGGCGCGGGCTGACCAGCGGCGCGCTTTCCAGATCGGCGATGTCGCCGGCGGATTCGTCGGCCTCCTCGGCGGCGGCGGTGTCCTCCAGCGCCATCGCTTCCTCGAAGGTCAGCGTCGGGCCGGTATCGGCGGGCCGCGCACGGGGGCGAGCCGCCGCAAGGCGAGGGTCCGAAATGACAGAGGCTGCGGCCTCTTGCGAAGGCGCAGCCTCTGGGGTGGCAGTCTCGGGGCGGGCCCGGGGCTTGATCGGCGGCGGCGCAGCCTGCGCCAAGGTCACGGGCGGCGGATCGGTGGTGGTGACGGCCCGCGCCACGTCATCGGGGGAGACATGGACCGGGGCCGTGTCAGGCGCGGGCTGCGGCAGTTCGGCGGTCCGAAGCGGGGCGGGGGGCGTATCGGCCACCGGCTCTGCCACGGTGATGAGGCGCGCGACCTGCGGCAACGGAGAGGGCATGTCCGGGGCCGGAAGCGCCGCGACCGCGACCGCCGGTTCGGCGGTCACGGGTTCGTCGGCGGGCATGTCGGCGCGGGCAAGCTCCACCTCCGGCTCCAGCGCTGCGGCAGCAGGCTCGGTCGACGGGGCGTCCAGCTGCGACAAGGGCAGCGTGACCGGGTCCGATTGCTCGGCGCTGTCGGGTTCGATGAAGAACGAGGACAACGCCCCGACCAGCACCAGCACCAGAAGGAGCAGCACCGTCAGGATCAGCCCGACCGGACGACGCTTCTTGCGGCCCTCAGTCTTGGCGGGGGCCTTTGCGGCCGGTTCCGCGGCCGTATCGGCGACCGGCGGGCGCGTGGTGGCGACGCGCAGGGGCGGCGGCACCATATCCGGCGCAGGCTTGCGCAAGGAGGGCACGACATCGGGGCGCGGAACGGCGTCCTTCGGGCGGCTGGCCACCGGCTCCTGCCGTTTGGGCGTCTGCGGCGGTTGCGGCCGCTCGGCCCGGAGGGAGGGACGCTTGCCCGCCTCGAACGAGGGGTGATCGAAGGTGGCGGCGGGCACGATCGCGGGCGCCGCCGGCACGGCCGCAGTCGCGACCATGGGGGCTTGCACCGCTGCGGCATCCGCGAGCACTTTCTCCGGCTCCGGCTCCGGCTCCGGCTCCGGCTCCGGCTCCGGCTCCGGCTCCGGCTCCGGCTCCGGCTCCGGCTCCGGCTCCGGCTCCGGCTCCGGCTCCGGCTCCGGCTCCGGCTCCGGCTCCGGCTCGGGGCTATGGAGTTCGGCTTCGGGCAGGGCGGTGGCCCAGTCGTCCTCGAAGGCGTCCTCGGTTTCCGGCTCGGCGGGATAGGCGTCTTCGACGGGGGCGAGGTCCTCGGCGGCGACATCCTCGGCCACGAAGGTCGCAGCCTCGTCCTCGGGCGTGTAGGCCGGGGCCTCGTCTTGGGGAAGCTCGTCCTCGGCGGGCAGGTCCTCGGCGGGGAACTCGTCCTCCGCGGGGGCCTCGTCCTCCACGGGGGTCTCGTCCTCGACCGGAAGGGCGTAGGCGTCCTCCTCCGGTGCGACCTCGGCCATCGCCACGACGGGCGCGGCGGGCAGCGTCACGGGGTGATCCTCGGCCACCGGGCTACCGCCGCCCAGATGGGTTGCGATCATCGTCGGGCCGAACAGCGGCTCGGTCGAAAAACGCCCCTCGGGCGGGGAGGCCACGAACGACACGGGGTTGAACCCGTGATCGGAGGCGAAGCCCTCCGCCTCGTCCATCGTTTCGCGCGCGACGACGGCGACATTTACGCGCCCATCGGCGCGCAGTTCCCAGTCGAAGGCCAGATCGCCCACGTCATAGGGTGTC
This DNA window, taken from Falsirhodobacter algicola, encodes the following:
- a CDS encoding proteasome-type protease, which gives rise to MTYCVGLLLDEGMVLLSDTRTNAGLDNIATYRKMFVFEEPGERIIAIMTAGSLSVTQTTIAQLRERMDGPDADSETSIMKAPTMLRVAEIVGNMLAQVRADVDDKLSTMRQAASASMIVAGQRRGGDMRMFLIYPEGNFIEATEDTPFLQIGEHKYGKPILDRVITRKTSLTDAKKAVLLSMDSTLRSNLSVGMPLDLAVIRRDDCRLSEDRRIETGDDTFRRMSEAWSAALREAFVTVDV
- a CDS encoding alpha/beta fold hydrolase encodes the protein MMLRAKDGTRIRARRWEGGADTVLLLQGRTEYIEKYERIAADLVARGFSIVTLDWRGQGGSERALTDPMIGHVRRFEEYQADLRAVLPLLTGRVFVIAHSMGGLIALRWLMEGGAADAAAFSAPMFGLPMGGLMRPVASLVAGGSGLLNRAASPVPGIGLAPYVLEAGFAGNTLTSDPEVFDRLQAEARAMPDRMLGAPSLGWLGAALAEMRALSLRPSPAIPALAMVGSHERVVDPGAIRARMARWTGAVLTTIEGGEHELMMERPPIRRTFLDAAEILFRRRP
- a CDS encoding SCP2 sterol-binding domain-containing protein; this translates as MQDVMDKAVDRLGKRLKGFEGTARFVLKEAGTIIADPAGVREGDGPADVTLTATVEDFRALLEGRLKPATAFMTGRLKVDGSMAMAMKLGAALA
- a CDS encoding tetratricopeptide repeat protein, with the translated sequence MLAALLSAPVQAEDLDTLYDRLRAASADDSPAIEAEIEAEWQKSGSAAMDLLLRRGQDALADGQAGAAIDHFSALIDHAPDFAEGYNARAAAFFQQGMFGQAIDDIAHVLMLDPRHYTAITGLALMFEEMDRPADAADAYRAALAINPHLAGAEENIKRLEAETAGREI
- a CDS encoding helicase-related protein; amino-acid sequence: MRQQGRVTAVLGPTNTGKTHYAIQRMLGHRTGVIGLPLRLLAREVYDRIVAQRGPSVVALVTGEERIVPERTQYWVCTVEAMPREIGVDFIAIDEIQLCGDPERGHVFTDRLLHARGLHETLLLGSEVMRGAIAGLIPGVEFMRRERFSTLTHTGSKKISRMPPRSAIVGFSVENVYAIAELIRRTKGGCAVVMGALSPRTRNAQVDLYQNGDVDYLVATDAIGMGLNLDVRHVAFSSTEKFDGRRMRPLFPHELAQIAGRAGRHTEPGTFGVTGEASPLEPEVVRAIEESRFAPIRKLQWRNDALDFGTLDRLVASLEAPTQDGWLARTRESNDLHALKALAAMPEIHDRVRSPQSVRLLWDVCCIPDFRGRSGGEHTSLLARIFEFLQGGKVPNDWLAGVMRRIDRTQGDIDAISRRLAYIRTWTYVAQRKGWVEDETHWREETRAVEDRLSDALHAQLTQRFVDRRTSVLMRRLKQKETLVAEVNDKGEVTVEGEFVGRLEGFRFRQDASSSPDEAKTLRQAAFQALRPEFHLRADRFYNAPDTEMDFTEQGGLMWGSQAVGKLLAGGDPLKPQVEAFVDDEAGHDVAEKVKRRLQHFIDRKVAAQFEPLLNMSRDESLTGLARGFAFRLVEAMGVLPRDGIADEVKALDQDARSALRKHGVRFGQFTVFLPVLLKPAPTRLRLVLWSLSHGLEEFPESPPPGLVTIPNVEGVPSEHYMLAGYHPAGSRAIRIDMLERLADLVRGQDSRGGFEATPDMLSITGMTLEQFADLMGGLGYKAERGERAKPRPAKPEAEGAEPEQNPIPETEEAAPEAEVFYTFTWAPRRREQPRRDANRPPRKEGERPPRKDGERQGKPRAKGRKPEQDKPRQFEARPERPAKIDPDNPFAVLAALKKS
- a CDS encoding RNA-binding S4 domain-containing protein; protein product: MRLDKWLVQARFFKTRAIALSEVEAGHVRVNGAKTRKPAFSVGAGDTLTFPQGGRIRVIRVLDLPLRRGPASEAAELFHDLAEDVPQGTDKDE
- the fdxA gene encoding ferredoxin FdxA encodes the protein MTYVVTDNCIACKYTDCVEVCPVDCFYEGVNTLVIHPDECIDCGVCEPECPADAIRPDTEPNMEGWVEFNRKYSEQWPVITQKRDPLPEATERDGEADKLDKYFVAEPGEGN
- a CDS encoding CarD family transcriptional regulator, translating into MTKTKKPEFRPDDFVVYPAHGVGKIMSIEEQEIAGLKLELFVISFEKDKMTLRVPTHKASDIGMRSLSAPDVVAKALDTLKGKARVKRAMWSRRAQEYEQKINSGDLMSIAEVVRDLHRSDDQREQSYSERQLYESALERLTREVAAVSGTDEAGAQKQVDEVLLTRAA